A genomic stretch from Pochonia chlamydosporia 170 chromosome 4, whole genome shotgun sequence includes:
- a CDS encoding ADP-ribosylation factor-like protein (similar to Trichoderma reesei QM6a XP_006967803.1), with amino-acid sequence MEMEVVVTGLKNAGKTSLLKVLMGGEFTFDSTPTMRHSTKRLHRDNVTLICRDISSHPKSRRLQERYCHGVDVIIFIVDMSDIPLISQAKYELHGLMSKESLRGVPLLVLGSKFDLPQKLSMDELIDELDLAKIRSRAVYCYGISAKERINLDEVIQFLLGWAG; translated from the exons ATGGAGATGGAAGTTGTTGTGACTGGTTTGAAGAATGCTGGGAAAACGTCTCTGTTGAAGGTCCTGATG GGTGGTGAATTTACCTTTGA CTCAACCCCAACTATGAGGCATAGCACCAAGCGGTTGCATAGGGACAATGTCACACTCATATGTCGAGATATCAGTAGCCATCCAAAGTCTCGAAGATTGCAAGAGCGGTACTGTCACGGTGTCGACGTCATCATTTTTATCGTCGACATGAGTGACATACCACTTATATCCCAAGCCAAATACGAGCTCCATGGCCTTATGAGCAAGGAGTCGTTGAGAGGTGTTCCTCTTCTTGTTCTCGGGAGCAAGTTTGATCTTCCTCAAAAATTGTCCATGGACGAGCTGATTGACGAGTTGGATCTGGCCAAGATCCGAAGCCGTGCTGTGTATTGCTATGGCATTAGCGCCAAGGAGAGAATTAACTTGGACGAGGTGATACAGTTCCTCCTAGGTTGGGCGGGCTAA